The Periplaneta americana isolate PAMFEO1 chromosome 9, P.americana_PAMFEO1_priV1, whole genome shotgun sequence genome contains a region encoding:
- the LOC138706311 gene encoding cation-dependent mannose-6-phosphate receptor-like produces MKSSFESIILLLIIELCVIFCDDIQNCRLRNDTAARRKYMQRLSPLQGQKFQVDHEGLSYVIAICTNASKDHANSSVTEEKPGVIPSTVLGRYNDTDIVGGESWVLLTYGSGDSDNSSADCKSNRKAQVFITCKEEAQEPVLHFLEYNKNWKTAGCFFSFEIQTSALCPKVGLSNGSVFCIIFLTSFGVYLLIGVAYRRLIGGAKGFEQIPHYNFWKELGNLQADGCNFVCRRDMHREESWRRLTNNFNDPHDDRDDALLRP; encoded by the exons ATGAAGAGTagttttgaaagtattattcttttattaataatAGAACTTTGTGTCATATTTTGTGATGATATACAAAACTGTAGACTTCGTAATGATACAGCTGCAAGGAGGAAATACATGCAACGCTTATCTCCTCTTCAAGGGCAGAA GTTTCAGGTTGATCATGAAGGCTTGTCATACGTCATAGCTATCTGTACTAACGCCTCGAAAGATCACGCCAATTCCAGTGTAACAGAAGAAAAACCGGGGGTAATACCCTCAACAGTATTGGGGAGGTATAACGATACTGATATCGTAGGAGGAG AATCCTGGGTGCTTCTCACTTATGGCAGTGGTGATAGTGACAATAGCAGTGCAGACTGCAAGTCCAACAGGAAAGCGCAAGTTTTCATCACATGCAAGGAGGAGGCACAAGAG CCTGTGCTGCACTTTTTGGAATACAACAAGAACTGGAAGACAGCAGGCTGTTTCTTCTCTTTCGAGATTCAGACCTCTGCTCTCTGTCCCAAAGTTGGTCTCAGCAATGGTTCTGTCTTCTGCATCAT TTTCCTGACGAGTTTTGGAGTGTACTTGCTCATTGGAGTTGCATACAGAAGACTGATTGGGGGCGCCAAAGGATTTGAGCAGATTCCTCACTACAATTTTTGGAAAGAACTGGGGAACTTACAAGCT GATGGCTGCAACTTTGTGTGCCGCCGTGACATGCACCGTGAGGAGTCCTGGCGTAGACTTACCAACAACTTCAATGACCCCCACGATGATAGGGATGATGCTCTGCTCCGACCCTGA
- the Xxylt gene encoding xyloside xylosyltransferase 1, which yields MRVLHKILLNLIIAVTFCVLFYVFQTNESDSDNHFPATFENRSLTYADNSAVFKTVQNNNGRPPTLKIVTSLEIYSNATDVYNIWCIFTKVTSHAPMKNKFHTFTHSLVEHSTGHIALHIITDNSSKTIAEEVLDAVKEATQKDILVMYYDVSVLAEELQDVVSAMQPHFSSQPGTYYSDALFFLSLGLHRIALDQQRAAMFDADTKLCANVEELFQEFDRFGADTLFGLAPELTPVYRHVLYLYRSRHKDTRFGEPLSFHGGLGFPGLNSGVILFRLDRMRKSTLYNKLLSTQAVNALASKYSFKGHLGDQDFYTLLAMEHPSLVHLLPCAWNRQLCTWWRDHGYRDVFDAFAHCDGVVKLYHGNCNTPIPNN from the exons ATGCGTGTGTTACACAAGATATTATTGAACCTCATAATTGCAGTAACGTTTTGTGTTCTGTTTTACGTTTTTCAGACCAACGAGTCTGATAGTGATAACCATTTTCCAGCAACATTTGAAAATCGGAGTTTGACATATGCGGACAACAGTGCTGTGTTTAAAACGGTACAAAATAACAATGGAAGACCGCCCACCCTAAAAATTGTTACATCACTTGAAATTTATAGTAATGCAACTGATGTGTATAATATTTGGTGCATTTTTACAAAGGTGACTAGCCATGCCCCCATGAAGAATAAGTTCCATACCTTCACACATTCTCTAGTAGAACATTCCACTGGACATATTGCGTTGCACATTATAACAGATAATTCCAGTAAGACAATTGCAGAAGAAGTGTTAGATGCAGTAAAGGAAGCTACGCAAAAGGATATTTTG GTTATGTATTATGACGTAAGTGTATTGGCAGAGGAGCTTCAAGATGTGGTGTCGGCAATGCAGCCTCACTTCAGCTCTCAACCCGGCACATATTACAGTGACGCGCTCTTCTTTCTGTCATTGGGGCTCCACAGAATCGCTCTCGATCAGCAACGAGCAGCTATGTTTGATGCTGACACAAAACTTTGTGCCAACGTCGAAGAACTTTTTCAAGAGTTCGATAG gTTTGGGGCAGACACTCTCTTTGGTTTGGCACCTGAGCTCACACCAGTCTACCGTCATGTTCTGTACCTGTATCGCTCTCGTCACAAAGATACCAG ATTTGGAGAGCCTCTGTCGTTTCATGGTGGCCTTGGTTTCCCTGGTCTCAACAGTGGAGTTATTTTGTTCAGACTGGATCGCATGCGCAAGAGCACACTGTACAACAAATTGCTGAGTACGCAGGCTGTTAATGCTCTGGCCAGCAAGTATAGTTTCAAG GGCCATTTGGGAGACCAAGACTTCTACACACTACTGGCGATGGAGCATCCCAGTCTGGTGCATCTGCTGCCTTGTGCATGGAACCGCCAGCTGTGCACATGGTGGAGGGACCATGGCTATCGGGATGTGTTTGATGCCTTTGCACACTGTGATGGGGTTGTGAAGCTGTACCATGGCAACTGCAATACACCCATCCCCAACAACTGA